The genomic segment TCTATTGGGTCTGTCCCCTGATCGAGGAATCGGAAACCCTCCAGCTCAAGACCGCCGAGGAGACCTACGCCCATCTATGCGCCGAACTGCCGGAACTGCGGGTGGGCCTGGTTCATGGCCGCTTGCGGTCGGACGACAAGGCTGCCGTGATGAACGCCTTCCTCGCCAACGAGGTCCAGGTACTGGTGGCCACCACGGTGATCGAGGTGGGCGTGGATGTGCCCAATGCCTCCCTGATGATCATCGAACATGCCGAACGCTTCGGACTGTCCCAGCTCCATCAATTGCGCGGCCGGGTGGGACGGGGTTCGGCGGAATCCGTCTGCATTCTGCTGTATGCCCAGCCCCTGTCCGAAACTGCGCGCCAGCGGCTTAAAATCATCTACGAAAATACCGACGGCTTCGAGATCGCCCGCCAGGACCTGGCCCTGCGGGGACCGGGGGAGTTCATCGGCAGTCGCCAGAGCGGCGTGCCCCTGCTGCGCTACGCCCAACTGGAGGACACGGCTCTGGTGGAGGCCGCCCGAGCCGTGGCTGAAATCATGTTGCGCGATCATCCCTTGCGGGGGGCGCAACACATGGCCCGATGGTTGAGAGGCGCCGAGGAATATCTGAAAGCATGAGAAACATGAATCGAAAAGCCGCCGCCCCCGATGGCGGTGGCTGGCTCACTGACCTGAATCCCGCCATGGACGGCTATCGGCCCTGGCTGGCCGAGACCGGCTCCCTGACCGCCCGCATCCAGCGCGCTTGCCCCGCCTACGCGCCTTTCGCCGTGCGGCGCCTGAGCCAGGGTTGGGGCCACCCCTGCGCTGATGAATACCCTGCCCTGTCCCTGCGTCCGGGACGGTTGGCCCAGGTTCGGGAGGTGCTGCTCCAGTCCGGCGCCAGTCCCGTGGTCTTTGCCCATACCGTCGTCCTGGGCTATAGCGGATGCGCTCTGGCCCGGGTGGGCGGTCGTTCCCTGGGCAGCGTGCTGTTCTCCGATCCCCAGGTGCTGGCCGGTCCCCTGCGCTATCGCTGTCTGGATGCCCGTCACGCTCTGTATCATCGCGCCCTGGCCTGGTGCGGCGCGGCCAGTCCCCGCCGGTTCTGGGCCCGGCGCGCCCTGTTCCGTCGCGGCCCCGGATGCCTGTTGGTCACCGAGGTGTTCCTGCCCGCCATCCTCGATCTGCATCCACGATGAATCTCGCCGCCCTGCGCGAACGCATTGACCTCTACGAGAAGCTGATGCGGCTGGACAAGCCCATCGGCACCCTGCTGTTGCTCTGGCCCACCCTCTGGGCTCTATGGATCGCCAGCGACGGCCAGCCGCCCCTGATGCTGCTCTGGATATTCGCCCTGGGCACCCTGCTGATGCGCTCCGCCGGCTGCGTCATCAACGACTACGCCGACCGGGACTTCGACCCCCATGTGGAACGCACCCGGGAGCGCCCCCTGGCGGCCCGCCGCGTCAGCACCCGGGAGGCCCTGGTGCTGGCCGCCGTGCTGGCCCTCTGCGCCTTTCTGCTGATCCTGCCCCTGCGCCCCCTGGTCTGGGCCATGTCGGTGCCGGCCCTGTTTCTTGCCATCAGCTATCCCTTCACCAAGCGCTTCCTTGCCATTCCCCAGGCCTACCTGGGCATCGCCTTCGGCTTCGGCATTCCCATGGGCTTCGCCGCCCTGCAGGACACCGTGCCGCCCCTGGCCTGGGCGCTGCTGGGCGCCAACATCCTGTGGACCATCGCCTACGACACCGAATACGCCATGGTGGATCGGGAGGACGACCTGAAGATCGGCATCCGCACCTCGGCCATCACCTTCGGCCGTTTCGACGTGGCAGCGGTGATGCTCTGCTACGCCCTGTCCCTGTGCCTGTTGGCGGCCATCGGCCACCATCTCGGCTATGGCCTGTTCTATGCCGGCGGCCTGCTGCTGGCCGCCCTGATCGCCCTCTACCATTACAGCCTGATCCGCCATCGGGACCGGGCCGCCTGCTTCCGCGCCTTTCTCCACAACAACTGGTTCGGTGCCGCGGTCTTCGCCGGCCTGACGGCCGAACTCAATCTGCGGCCCCTCTTGCGAATGTTGCTCCCGGCGGGCTGAGACCCCTTGAATTCCACCGGCATGGCGCCTTTAATGATCGTCTTGCATGACGAAATCAAAGGAGCCCGCCATGACCAAAGCCAGTGAACCGAAGTCGCTGCCCCGTCGCACCGTCGTTCCCGACAGCCTGGATCTGCGGGACCGCCCCTACCAGCCAGCCATCGCCGTCCATCCCGCCCCTGAGCTGCTTCCCGCTCTTGCCCTGCCTGTCCTGAACCAGCAACAGACCAGCGCCTGCACCGGCTTCGCCCTGGCCAACGTGGTCAACTTCCTTCAGCGGCGCCTGGTGCCGGCGGCGCCCCCGGCCTCCCCCTACATGCTCTATTCCATGGCTCGGCGCTACGATGAATTTCCCGGCGCCAGCGCCGACACCGGCTCCAGCCTGCGGGGGGCCATGAAGGGTTGGTACCGCCACGGCGTCTGCCGCGAGGCCCTCTGGCCCCGGCTGACCATGCCTGCCAGCGCCAGCAGCGCCGCCGCCGACTGGTGGCGAGATGCCGCCACCCGGCCCCTGGGGGCCTATTACCGGGTGGATACCCGCTCCATCACCGACATGCATGTGGCCCTCAACGAAGTGGGCATTCTCTACGCCAGCGCCGTCTGCCACGAAGGCTGGGACCAGGGCTTCGGCGTCCCCGGCGCCGCCGGTCATCATTGGTCGATTCCCTTTCGGGAGGCGGCCCCCGACGACGGCGGTCATGCTTTCGTCATTGTCGGCTACACCGCCGAGGGCTTCGTCATCCAGAACTCCTGGGGCGAGGGCTGGGGCAGCAAGGGCCTGGCCCTGCTGTCCTATGCCGACTGGAGCACCCACGCCATGGACTGCTGGGTGGCCCAGTTGGGCGTGGCCACCACCCAGCACCAGGCGATCGCCGCCGCCGTCTCCCTGCGCAGCAGCCAGGGCAAGATCGCCCTGGCCGGGGACACGGTGCTGCGGGACCGGGAAATCTCCCCCTTCATCATCGACATGGAGAACAACGGCGTGCTGTCCGGCAGCGGCCGTTTCCGTACCCAGCCCGGCGACGTGGCCGACCTCTTCAATGTGCACCTGGCCGAGGCCCGGCGGCTCTGGGGCCTGCAAGACCATGAGCCCGCCGACATCGTTCTCTATGCCCACGGCGGCCTGGTGGGCGAGGACGACGCGGCCGCCACCGCCGCCACCTGGATTCCCGCCCTTTACGAGGCCCGCATCTTCCCCGTCTTCCTGATGTGGGAGACCGACTTCTGGTCCACCGTGAAGAACCGGCTGGCCGACCTGGTCAGTGGACAGCCCCGGCCCACCGGCGGACTGGGGGACCAGTTGAAACGTTTCTGGAACCAGCGCCTGGAAAAACTTCTGGCCGGGCCGGGCACCCAGATGTGGGGCGAAATGAAGCAGAACGCCGATGCTCTCTCCGGCACCGCCAACAGCGGCGGCCGCCTGCTTTACCAGGCGGCCCAGGCCAGCAGTGCCTTCGATGCCAGGCGGGATCGTCTGCACCTGATCGGCCATTCCGCCGGCTCCATCGTCCATAGCCACGTGGTGGACCGGCTCTGCCAACGGGGCTGGACCTTCGACAGCCTCAACCTGATGGCCCCCGCCGTCACCGTGGACCTGTTCTCCCGCACCGTGGTCCCCCGGCTCAAGGACGGCGGTGTGCGGCGCATGCACCAGTTCCATCTGAGCGATCCGGTGGAGCGGGTCGATCCCACCTGCAAGGCCATCCTGGGCTACAGCCGCTCCCTGCTCTACCTGGTCTCCGAATCCTTCGAGCACGGCACCCGCACCCCTGTCCTGGGCATGGAAAAATATTTCTCCGGGGCGGTGGCCGGTCTGTCCAACGTACAGGCTTGGGCGGCTCCCGGCGCCGAGAGCCAGAGCAGCACCCATGGCGGCTTCGATGACGACCCGGCCACACGGGCCAGCGTCATCAAACTCATCAAATCGGCTTGAAGGACTCCATGGCCATGAAAAGCCTCCTGAAAAAACTCGCCATTGCCGCCGGCGTGGCCATCGTTCTGCTGACCGCCCTGATCTATCTGGCGGGTCCTACGGGCATGAGGGAAATGGCGCCTCCGCCCCCCGATGTGCCGCCGGCGTCCGAACCCGCCATGGCAGCGCCGTCCGTCGAGTCCGTGAAGGACGTGCGCACTCCGGTCAAGACCAAATCCGCCCGGGTGCCCCATCGCCGATTCGCCCCGGCCGCCGCCGATGGCGCGCCGGCAGCGGTCGTGCCACGGGCTAGCGAGATATCTCCCGAATACGCCGAGGACCGGCAGCGTCTCGCCCGGCGCGACGCCTACCTGAGCAGTCTTCAGCAGGGGGGCTATGCCTTCAACACTCCCAGCCCCGTTGATGTGGGCCGCGCCAGCTCCGTGCAGTTCTGGCTGGACCCCAGGGGCGATACCGAACAACTGGCACGGGATCTCAAGGCCGCGCTGCGTGGCCTTGGCGGCCCCGCAGAGCCTGGCGTGGAAAGCGGCGCCGTGGAATGGAGCCCGCGCATGCGGGCCGTTCTCAGCGGCGAGGACTTCGACATCGTTCCCGGCGAGGGCAAGGACTTCGACGGCATCAAGGATCTCTCCGCCAGCCTGCGCACCACCTGGGCCTGGGATGTGCGCGCCAGAAAGCCGGGAGAGGCCCTGCTCCTGCATCTACGGGTCTGGGCGGTGCTGCCCGAGCACCTGGGGGAGCCCAGGGAGATCATCAAGCTGGATCGCCCCATCCGGGTCCAGGCCACCGTCCCCTGGCTGATCGACACCTATTGGGAGAAATACTGGAAATGGCTGCTGGGGGGCCTGGGTTCCACCCTGACGGCCGTCATCGCCTGGTGGTGGCAACACCGGGGCAAGGGTGCCTGAAAGGATATGACATGGCCGCCGATCTCCAGCAACTCATCCCCGAATTCAGCCTGCAAGTAGAGGCACTGCTGCAACGCTGCAATACGGAGGGCCTGCCCATGCGGCCCTTCTTCACCCTGCGCAGCCCCTTCGAGCAGGCCCGGCTCTGGCGCCAGTCCCGGAGCCGGGAGCAGATTCAGGCCCAGCTCACCATGCTGCGGGCCCGGGGCGCCCCTTTTCTTGCCTACTGCATCGAGAGCGTCGGCCCCCAGCACGGCAACCCGGTCACCAACGCCCTGCCGGGGCTTTCCTGGCACCAGTGGGGCGAGGCGGTGGATTGCTTCTGGCTGCTCGATGGCAAGGCCGAATGGTCAGCCACGCGCAAGCTGGGCGGAGGCAACGGCTATCGAGCCTATGCCGCCGCCGCACAGGATCTGGGTCTCACCCCAGGCGGTCTTTGGCCCCGCCTCAAGGACTGGCCCCATGTGCAATGGCGCAGCGCGGGCAGCCCCCTGAAGCAGTATGGATGGAAGGAAATCGACGCCGAGATGGAAAGACGGTTCGGTTGATGTGACAGTTGCTCCAGAGATTCCCCTGCCTATTCCCCGATCTGGTCGGGCGGCCCCGCCAGGGGCAGCCGCAGGGTGAAGCAGGTGCCGCTGCCGGGCGCGCTCTCCACCTCCACCGTGCCGCCATGGGCGGTGACGATCTGGTAGGTGATGTGCAGCCCCAGCCCGGTTCCCTGGCCCACGGGCTTGGTGGTGAAGAAGGGCTCGAAAATATACCGCTGAATTTCCGGTGTCATGCCGCCGCCGGTATCTCGGATGGCGATGACCGCCCGGTCCTCCTCCTGGCGTACTGTAATGTCGATGCGTCCCCGCTCGGGTATGGCCTGCACTGCATTCACCAGCAGGTTCAGAACCACCTGCCCCAGCCGTCCGGGATAGCAGCGCAGTGGCGGCGTGGGCTCGTAGTGCGTATGCACCTCCGCCTTGTATTTCAGCTCGTGGTTGACCACCGTCAATACCTTGTTGATCAGGCTGGCGACATCCACGGACGCCACCTCCGCACGGTCGATATGGGCGAAATCCTTCAGGTCCGCCACGATGTGGGCGATGCGCCTCATGCCGTCCTGGCACTCATGGATCAGTTGCCGGGTGTCCTGGCGGATGAAGTCCACATCCAGACTGCTCCGCAGCCGCTGCATTTCCTGATGGATTGTCGGTATGTCGACGGTATCCGCAGCGCCGAGCCGCTCGCACAGGTTCAGGTAGTCCATCAGATTGGCGAGATACTCTTCGAGGGTACCGAGATTGCTGCTGACAAAACCCACCGGATTATTGATCTCGTGGGCGACTCCGGCGGCCAGATTGCCGATGGAAGCCATCTTTTCCGACTGGATCAATTGCGATTCCGTTTCCCTCAACTGGGTCAGCACCCGGTTCAATTCCTCGTTGCGTGTCTTGTAGGACTGCAAGGCGTCCTCCATCAGGCCGCGATATTTGGCGCGTTCCCGCTCGGCTTGCTCCATGCGCAGGGTGAGGGAAAGGATCAGCAGCAGGAAGGCCGCCATCACCGCCGCAGGAATCAGGGTGGCGATGACCACGACGCGGTCCAGCCGGGCGCGCCGCGCAGTGATGTCGAGATAGATTTCCAGGGCGCCGACGAAGTGTCCGTTGCGCATGATCGGAACATAGGTTTCGACCACGTCGCTACCGATGCGCTGGCCTTCCAGGGTCATCTGTTCCTTCTTCACCACCTTGGAGTAGGGCTGACCGCTGGCGACCAACCGATGGAAATAGCTGTTGCTGTTGACCTTTCCCATGTCTTCGGCATGAGTGGAAAAGCGGACCGTGCCCACCGGATCGAACAGCTTGAGCCGCCGGATGCCGAAGTCTTCCAGTATCTCCTGTACATTCGCAGCGAACCCAGAGTCGCCCAGGGGCTGCTGCTCCGGCAACAGCCGCGACAGGTGGCGACCGATCCGCAATGCCTCTTCCTCGGTGGCCTTTACCAGTTGATCCGTCAGTATGGGGTAGACCGCCAGGGACAGTACCGCCGGGAAAACAAGGGAGACGGCTAGCGAAAGTAGCAACAGTTGACGCAACCGGTAGTTGCGCAGGGTGTCTCTCAGTCTGGCCCCCAGCGCTTTTACGTCATTCACGGTCAAATGTTTCATCGTATTTCCCGCTCCCAAGGGCATGCCGACTCCAGGCATGCTAACAGCAAAACACCACACTCCCGGTAGGGAGAAGACCATGAAAAACGGCATCTCCGCCATGGCTTGGCGCGCCGGGCCGGACTTGCTGAATACCTGGCCCCTGGCCCATCCGGCCCAACCCTACGCCCCCACCGCCGGCCTGTTGCCCATGGACTGGCTGGCAAACCCTGCCTGCTACGAATTCTTATTCGTCAGCGCCAACCTGGCTGCGGGGTCTATGGGTGGGCGCCGAAGCCGACGGCTCCAATCTATTAGTCGGTAGTGCTGGAGTCGAGGGGGAACCGAACATCTGGAGATTGATCTCATTTGTAAGTCGACTGCTTCGTATGCGGCCTACGCCCTGCTTTCCTCGCGGACCCAATGTCACTGGCTTCGTCTTTGATATGGTCGAACCCTGCTTGGCATGGGTTCGAAATTTACTCTTCATCCTCGGAAAGGGGCTGACCTGCCAACGCCAGGTTGATATCGCTGATCAAAGCCGACATCTTTCTTTTCTGATCGCCGAAGTCGAGCTTTCCGTCATCCGTGACTCGAACCACGTTAGGTTCATTTCCGTATAGCGGAACCTGAATGTGCACGTTTTTACTGATGACAATCATGCCATCAACTTCCTTGTTGGGTTCCTTGATGCCACCCGTTTGGAT from the Denitratisoma oestradiolicum genome contains:
- a CDS encoding chorismate--pyruvate lyase family protein, which translates into the protein MNRKAAAPDGGGWLTDLNPAMDGYRPWLAETGSLTARIQRACPAYAPFAVRRLSQGWGHPCADEYPALSLRPGRLAQVREVLLQSGASPVVFAHTVVLGYSGCALARVGGRSLGSVLFSDPQVLAGPLRYRCLDARHALYHRALAWCGAASPRRFWARRALFRRGPGCLLVTEVFLPAILDLHPR
- the ubiA gene encoding 4-hydroxybenzoate octaprenyltransferase — its product is MNLAALRERIDLYEKLMRLDKPIGTLLLLWPTLWALWIASDGQPPLMLLWIFALGTLLMRSAGCVINDYADRDFDPHVERTRERPLAARRVSTREALVLAAVLALCAFLLILPLRPLVWAMSVPALFLAISYPFTKRFLAIPQAYLGIAFGFGIPMGFAALQDTVPPLAWALLGANILWTIAYDTEYAMVDREDDLKIGIRTSAITFGRFDVAAVMLCYALSLCLLAAIGHHLGYGLFYAGGLLLAALIALYHYSLIRHRDRAACFRAFLHNNWFGAAVFAGLTAELNLRPLLRMLLPAG
- a CDS encoding C1 family peptidase — its product is MTKASEPKSLPRRTVVPDSLDLRDRPYQPAIAVHPAPELLPALALPVLNQQQTSACTGFALANVVNFLQRRLVPAAPPASPYMLYSMARRYDEFPGASADTGSSLRGAMKGWYRHGVCREALWPRLTMPASASSAAADWWRDAATRPLGAYYRVDTRSITDMHVALNEVGILYASAVCHEGWDQGFGVPGAAGHHWSIPFREAAPDDGGHAFVIVGYTAEGFVIQNSWGEGWGSKGLALLSYADWSTHAMDCWVAQLGVATTQHQAIAAAVSLRSSQGKIALAGDTVLRDREISPFIIDMENNGVLSGSGRFRTQPGDVADLFNVHLAEARRLWGLQDHEPADIVLYAHGGLVGEDDAAATAATWIPALYEARIFPVFLMWETDFWSTVKNRLADLVSGQPRPTGGLGDQLKRFWNQRLEKLLAGPGTQMWGEMKQNADALSGTANSGGRLLYQAAQASSAFDARRDRLHLIGHSAGSIVHSHVVDRLCQRGWTFDSLNLMAPAVTVDLFSRTVVPRLKDGGVRRMHQFHLSDPVERVDPTCKAILGYSRSLLYLVSESFEHGTRTPVLGMEKYFSGAVAGLSNVQAWAAPGAESQSSTHGGFDDDPATRASVIKLIKSA
- a CDS encoding M15 family metallopeptidase, whose translation is MAADLQQLIPEFSLQVEALLQRCNTEGLPMRPFFTLRSPFEQARLWRQSRSREQIQAQLTMLRARGAPFLAYCIESVGPQHGNPVTNALPGLSWHQWGEAVDCFWLLDGKAEWSATRKLGGGNGYRAYAAAAQDLGLTPGGLWPRLKDWPHVQWRSAGSPLKQYGWKEIDAEMERRFG
- a CDS encoding sensor histidine kinase: MKHLTVNDVKALGARLRDTLRNYRLRQLLLLSLAVSLVFPAVLSLAVYPILTDQLVKATEEEALRIGRHLSRLLPEQQPLGDSGFAANVQEILEDFGIRRLKLFDPVGTVRFSTHAEDMGKVNSNSYFHRLVASGQPYSKVVKKEQMTLEGQRIGSDVVETYVPIMRNGHFVGALEIYLDITARRARLDRVVVIATLIPAAVMAAFLLLILSLTLRMEQAERERAKYRGLMEDALQSYKTRNEELNRVLTQLRETESQLIQSEKMASIGNLAAGVAHEINNPVGFVSSNLGTLEEYLANLMDYLNLCERLGAADTVDIPTIHQEMQRLRSSLDVDFIRQDTRQLIHECQDGMRRIAHIVADLKDFAHIDRAEVASVDVASLINKVLTVVNHELKYKAEVHTHYEPTPPLRCYPGRLGQVVLNLLVNAVQAIPERGRIDITVRQEEDRAVIAIRDTGGGMTPEIQRYIFEPFFTTKPVGQGTGLGLHITYQIVTAHGGTVEVESAPGSGTCFTLRLPLAGPPDQIGE